A stretch of Sphingomonas sp. JUb134 DNA encodes these proteins:
- a CDS encoding group II truncated hemoglobin, translating into MTAAPASSAKALPSLHDRIGGADGVRLVVDRFYDLMEHEPEYAELRAMHDADLLPVRVSLTQFLTAWLGGPRDWFVARPGACIMSLHREMPITRETARQWVHAMSRALAENRVEPALGAQMQQSFLRMAHAMMLRVE; encoded by the coding sequence ATGACCGCCGCCCCCGCCTCTTCTGCCAAGGCTTTGCCGAGCCTGCACGACCGCATCGGCGGGGCGGACGGGGTGCGGCTGGTCGTCGACCGCTTCTATGACCTGATGGAGCATGAACCCGAATATGCCGAGCTTCGGGCGATGCACGATGCCGACCTGCTGCCGGTGCGGGTGTCGCTGACGCAGTTCCTCACCGCCTGGCTGGGCGGGCCGAGGGACTGGTTCGTGGCGCGACCCGGCGCCTGCATCATGTCGCTGCACCGCGAGATGCCGATCACGCGCGAAACCGCCCGGCAATGGGTGCACGCGATGAGCCGCGCGCTCGCCGAAAACCGGGTCGAGCCGGCGCTCGGCGCGCAGATGCAGCAGTCGTTCCTGCGCATGGCGCATGCGATGATGCTGCGGGTGGAGTGA
- the dxs gene encoding 1-deoxy-D-xylulose-5-phosphate synthase yields the protein MVDVPNTPLLDTVRTPQDLRALKPAQLRQLADELRLETISAVGTTGGHLGSGLGVVELTTAIHYVFNTPDDRLIWDVGHQCYPHKILTGRRDRIRTLRQGGGLSGFTKRSESEYDPFGAAHSSTSISAALGFATANKIAGRPGKAIAVIGDGSMSAGMAYEAMNNAEQAGNRLVVILNDNDMSIAPPVGGLSAYLSRIVSSRGFLGIRETLKKVARRLPRPLHSAARKTDEFARGMTMGGTLFEELGFYYVGPVDGHNLDHLIPVLENIRDAEEGPILLHVVTQKGKGYAPAEASADKYHGVQKFDVITGTQAKAPPGPPSYTSVFAQALVAEGERDPTICAITAAMPAGTGLDKFQTRFPERSFDVGIAEQHAVTFAAGLAAQGMRPFCAIYSTFLQRAYDQVVHDVAIQNLPVRFAIDRAGLVGADGATHAGSFDVTYLATLPNMVVMAAADEAELVHMTHTAALYDDGPIALRYPRGNGVGLPLPTTPERLEIGKGRVVREGKKVAILSLGTRLEEALKAAEQLEAKGLSTTVADLRFAKPLDEALIRRLLTTHEVAVTLEEGAIGGLGAHVLTYASDEGLIDAGLKLRTMRLPDVFQDQDKPEKQYDEAGLNAPQIVDTVLKALRWNEGVEETRKPA from the coding sequence ATGGTAGACGTTCCTAATACGCCGCTGCTCGACACGGTCCGGACGCCGCAGGATCTGCGGGCGCTGAAGCCTGCGCAGCTGCGCCAGCTTGCCGACGAACTGCGCCTGGAAACCATCTCGGCGGTGGGCACGACGGGTGGCCACCTCGGCTCCGGCCTCGGCGTGGTCGAGCTGACGACGGCGATCCACTATGTGTTCAACACGCCCGACGACCGGCTGATCTGGGACGTCGGGCATCAATGCTATCCGCACAAGATCCTGACCGGTCGCCGCGACCGCATCCGGACGCTGCGCCAGGGGGGCGGCCTCTCCGGCTTCACCAAGCGCAGCGAGAGCGAATACGACCCGTTCGGCGCCGCCCACAGCTCGACCTCGATCTCGGCCGCGCTGGGCTTTGCCACCGCCAACAAAATCGCTGGTCGGCCCGGCAAGGCGATCGCCGTGATCGGCGACGGCTCGATGTCGGCGGGCATGGCCTACGAGGCGATGAACAACGCCGAACAGGCAGGCAATCGCCTCGTCGTGATCCTCAACGACAACGACATGTCGATCGCGCCGCCGGTGGGCGGGCTTTCGGCCTATCTGTCGCGCATCGTCTCCAGCCGCGGTTTCCTGGGGATCCGTGAGACGCTGAAGAAGGTCGCCCGCCGCCTGCCGCGCCCGCTCCATTCGGCCGCCCGCAAGACCGACGAGTTCGCCCGCGGCATGACGATGGGCGGCACGCTGTTCGAGGAACTGGGCTTCTACTACGTCGGCCCGGTCGACGGCCACAACCTCGACCACCTCATCCCGGTGCTGGAGAACATCCGCGACGCGGAAGAGGGCCCGATCCTGCTCCACGTCGTGACGCAAAAGGGCAAGGGCTACGCCCCGGCCGAGGCGTCGGCGGACAAGTATCATGGCGTCCAGAAGTTCGACGTCATCACTGGCACCCAGGCCAAGGCGCCGCCGGGGCCGCCGAGCTACACCAGCGTCTTCGCGCAGGCACTGGTGGCCGAAGGCGAGCGCGACCCGACGATCTGCGCGATCACCGCGGCGATGCCCGCGGGGACTGGCCTGGACAAGTTCCAGACGCGGTTCCCCGAGCGCTCGTTCGACGTCGGCATCGCCGAGCAGCATGCCGTCACCTTTGCGGCCGGCCTTGCCGCCCAGGGGATGCGCCCGTTTTGCGCCATCTACTCGACCTTCCTCCAGCGCGCCTATGACCAGGTGGTCCATGACGTCGCGATCCAGAACCTGCCGGTCCGCTTCGCGATCGACCGCGCCGGGCTGGTCGGCGCCGACGGCGCGACTCACGCCGGCAGCTTCGACGTCACCTATCTGGCGACGCTTCCGAACATGGTCGTGATGGCCGCCGCCGACGAGGCGGAGCTGGTTCATATGACCCACACCGCCGCGCTCTACGACGACGGCCCGATCGCGCTGCGCTACCCGCGTGGCAACGGCGTCGGCCTGCCGCTTCCGACCACGCCGGAACGGCTCGAGATCGGTAAGGGCCGCGTGGTCCGCGAGGGCAAGAAGGTCGCGATCCTCTCGCTCGGCACCCGCCTGGAAGAAGCGCTCAAGGCCGCCGAGCAGCTGGAGGCCAAGGGCCTATCGACCACGGTCGCCGACCTGCGCTTCGCGAAGCCGCTGGACGAGGCGCTGATCCGCCGCCTGCTCACCACCCATGAGGTTGCGGTGACGCTGGAGGAGGGCGCGATCGGCGGCCTCGGCGCCCATGTCCTCACCTATGCGAGTGACGAGGGCCTGATCGATGCGGGGCTGAAGCTGCGCACCATGCGCCTGCCCGACGTGTTCCAGGACCAGGACAAGCCCGAGAAGCAGTATGACGAGGCCGGCCTGAACGCGCCGCAGATCGTCGACACGGTGCTGAAGGCGCTGCGGTGGAACGAGGGCGTCGAGGAAACCCGCAAGCCGGCCTGA
- a CDS encoding Fur family transcriptional regulator: protein MHAHDHHEHSGEALSRVAEATLVRSGEQWTAMRARIFSVLAGFEKPASAYDIADAVSQAEGRRVAPNSVYRILDLFVNANLARRVESANAYVANAHPDCLHDCIFLVCDSCGQTTHIDDDSITRTVRSAASGAGFAPTRPVIEVRGKCADCR, encoded by the coding sequence ATGCACGCGCACGACCATCATGAACATTCGGGCGAGGCGCTTTCGCGCGTCGCGGAAGCCACTCTGGTTCGCTCGGGCGAGCAGTGGACGGCCATGCGCGCGCGCATCTTCTCGGTCCTGGCGGGCTTCGAAAAGCCGGCCTCGGCCTATGACATCGCCGATGCGGTGTCGCAGGCGGAGGGACGCCGCGTCGCCCCGAACAGCGTCTATCGCATCCTGGACCTGTTCGTGAACGCGAACCTCGCGCGGCGGGTCGAGAGCGCCAACGCCTATGTCGCCAACGCGCATCCCGATTGCCTGCACGACTGCATCTTCCTGGTGTGCGACAGCTGCGGCCAGACCACGCACATCGACGACGACAGCATCACCCGCACCGTGCGCTCCGCGGCAAGCGGCGCGGGCTTTGCGCCCACGCGTCCGGTGATCGAGGTTCGGGGCAAGTGCGCGGACTGCCGCTAG
- a CDS encoding MerC domain-containing protein, translating into MASSSIPLRRDGVLDRFAIGLSGLCVVHCLASALFLGIFASAAGALMNPLFHEVGLALAIGFGALALGRGMMTHGYMMPAAIGGLGLGVMMGALHLPHGGGETFWTIIGVGLLALGHDLNRRAIA; encoded by the coding sequence ATGGCCAGCAGCAGCATCCCCTTGCGGCGCGACGGTGTGCTCGATCGGTTCGCGATCGGGCTTTCCGGTCTGTGCGTCGTGCACTGCCTGGCGAGCGCGCTGTTCCTGGGGATCTTCGCCTCGGCCGCCGGCGCGTTGATGAACCCCTTGTTCCACGAAGTGGGCCTGGCGCTCGCGATCGGTTTTGGCGCGCTGGCGCTCGGCCGCGGCATGATGACGCACGGCTATATGATGCCGGCGGCCATCGGCGGCCTCGGCCTCGGCGTCATGATGGGCGCGCTCCACCTGCCGCATGGCGGCGGGGAGACCTTCTGGACGATCATCGGCGTCGGCCTGCTGGCGCTGGGGCACGACCTGAACCGCCGCGCGATCGCCTGA